Proteins from a genomic interval of Nitrosomonas sp.:
- the atpG gene encoding F0F1 ATP synthase subunit gamma — translation MASSRDIRNKIHSVKNTQKITRAMEMVAASKMRKAQDRMRKARPYGEKIRNVAAHMSRASVEYRHPFLLNHENTKKIGVIVVTSDKGLCGGLNTNVLRKVLNEVRQWQSNGLETEACCVGNKGLGFMSRLGVNVVSQITGLGDAPSMEKLIGAIKVVLDAYTEGKFDKVFIFYNRFVNTMKQESVMEQLLPLTDERIRGNEMEKKRAPWDYIYEPEAKLVIDDIMVRYIETIVYQAVAENMASEQSARMVAMKAASDNAGNLIDELTLIYNKTRQAAITKELSEIVGGAAAV, via the coding sequence ATGGCAAGTAGTCGAGATATTCGAAATAAAATCCACAGCGTAAAAAATACACAGAAGATTACGCGTGCCATGGAAATGGTTGCCGCTTCAAAAATGCGTAAAGCTCAGGATCGTATGAGAAAAGCTCGACCTTACGGCGAGAAAATACGAAATGTTGCTGCGCATATGAGTCGTGCCAGTGTTGAATATCGCCACCCTTTTCTGTTAAATCATGAGAATACAAAAAAGATAGGTGTAATTGTAGTTACCTCCGATAAAGGACTCTGCGGTGGATTGAATACCAACGTGCTGCGGAAGGTGCTGAATGAGGTCAGGCAATGGCAGTCCAATGGATTGGAAACTGAGGCTTGTTGTGTCGGCAATAAAGGTTTGGGATTTATGAGTCGCTTGGGCGTCAATGTTGTGTCACAAATTACCGGTTTGGGTGATGCTCCTAGTATGGAGAAATTGATTGGCGCAATTAAAGTAGTCCTGGATGCTTATACTGAGGGAAAATTTGATAAGGTATTTATATTCTATAATCGTTTCGTTAATACTATGAAACAGGAATCAGTCATGGAGCAATTATTGCCATTGACGGATGAGCGTATCAGGGGAAATGAAATGGAAAAGAAACGTGCACCGTGGGATTATATTTATGAGCCTGAGGCTAAGTTGGTAATTGACGATATTATGGTTAGATACATTGAGACAATCGTTTATCAGGCGGTTGCAGAAAATATGGCCTCTGAGCAATCGGCACGAATGGTGGCAATGAAAGCAGCTTCGGATAATGCTGGTAATCTTATTGATGAATTGACTCTTATTTATAATAAAACTCGTCAAGCTGCGATTACAAAAGAATTATCTGAAATTGTTGGTGGTGCGGCGGCTGTTTAA
- the atpD gene encoding F0F1 ATP synthase subunit beta — MSQGKIVQCIGAVVDVEFSREEIPKVYDALTMEGTELTLEVQQQLGDGIVRTIALGTSDGLRRGMMVTNTEKQISVPVGIKTLGRIVDVLGRPIDEMGEIGSDTLQPIHRTAPPFDELSASTELLETGIKVIDLICPFAKGGKVGLFGGAGVGKTVNMMELIRNIAIEHSGYSVFAGVGERTREGNDFYHEMKDSNVLDKVALVYGQMNEPPGNRLRVALTGLTMAEAFRDEGRDVLFFVDNIYRYTLAGTEVSALLGRMPSAVGYQPTLAEEMGRLQERISSSKTGSITSIQAVYVPADDLTDPSPATTFGHLDATVVLSRDIASLGIYPAVDPLDSTSRQLDPLVVGEDHYQTARGVQQTLQRYKELRDIIAILGMDELSPEDKLSVSRARKIQRFLSQPFFVAEVFTGSPGKYVSLKDTIKGFKGIVDGEYDDIPEQAFYMVGGIEEVLEKAKSIQ; from the coding sequence ATGAGTCAAGGTAAAATCGTTCAGTGTATTGGGGCTGTAGTTGATGTGGAGTTTTCACGTGAAGAAATTCCAAAAGTTTATGATGCTCTCACGATGGAGGGAACAGAGCTAACTCTTGAAGTTCAACAACAGTTAGGTGACGGTATTGTTAGGACAATTGCGCTGGGAACTTCCGATGGATTGCGCCGTGGCATGATGGTGACGAATACAGAAAAACAGATATCGGTTCCCGTTGGTATTAAAACTCTTGGTCGCATTGTTGATGTTCTAGGTCGTCCGATTGATGAGATGGGGGAGATTGGATCAGATACCCTGCAGCCAATCCATCGAACTGCGCCACCGTTTGACGAGTTATCGGCATCTACAGAATTACTTGAAACGGGCATCAAAGTGATCGACCTTATTTGTCCTTTTGCTAAAGGTGGTAAAGTCGGTCTCTTTGGTGGTGCAGGTGTTGGCAAAACCGTAAATATGATGGAGCTGATACGAAATATCGCAATTGAGCACAGTGGCTACTCCGTGTTTGCAGGTGTGGGCGAGCGTACGCGAGAAGGTAATGATTTCTATCATGAAATGAAAGACTCCAATGTGTTGGATAAAGTTGCTTTGGTTTATGGTCAGATGAATGAACCACCGGGTAATCGTCTACGGGTTGCATTAACTGGTTTGACGATGGCGGAGGCATTCAGGGATGAGGGTCGCGATGTGTTATTTTTTGTTGATAATATTTATCGTTACACCCTTGCTGGAACAGAAGTGTCGGCATTACTCGGTAGGATGCCATCAGCGGTTGGTTATCAGCCAACGCTGGCAGAAGAAATGGGGCGCTTGCAAGAGCGTATTTCATCGTCTAAAACTGGGTCAATTACTTCGATACAAGCTGTTTATGTTCCGGCAGATGACTTGACCGATCCCTCACCAGCTACTACTTTTGGACATTTGGATGCAACTGTGGTGTTGTCAAGGGATATTGCGTCACTTGGTATATATCCTGCTGTTGATCCTTTAGATTCTACGTCTCGTCAACTTGATCCATTGGTTGTGGGCGAAGATCATTATCAGACTGCTCGTGGCGTTCAGCAAACCTTGCAACGCTATAAAGAATTACGCGATATTATTGCCATTCTGGGTATGGATGAGCTTTCTCCAGAAGATAAACTCTCCGTCAGCCGCGCTCGCAAAATACAGAGATTCTTGTCACAACCTTTCTTTGTGGCCGAAGTTTTTACCGGATCTCCTGGAAAATATGTATCACTGAAAGATACCATTAAAGGCTTTAAAGGAATTGTAGACGGTGAGTATGACGATATTCCTGAGCAAGCTTTCTATATGGTTGGGGGAATTGAAGAAGTGCTGGAAAAGGCTAAAAGCATTCAATAA
- a CDS encoding F0F1 ATP synthase subunit epsilon, translating to MGTVFHLDIVSAEDSIYSGPAEFITAPAIMGEVGVYPQHTPMLTRIKSGVVRIKAPLKEDEEVYVSGGMLEIQPDVVTILADTALRGKDLDESKALESKRLAEEAMKNKSSEFEYARAQAELMEATAQLAAIKKLRKRSH from the coding sequence ATGGGTACTGTATTTCATCTGGATATTGTCAGCGCGGAAGATTCAATCTATTCTGGTCCTGCTGAATTTATAACTGCACCTGCGATAATGGGTGAAGTGGGTGTTTATCCCCAGCATACGCCGATGCTTACCCGTATTAAATCCGGAGTAGTTCGTATTAAGGCACCACTAAAAGAGGACGAAGAGGTTTATGTCTCTGGTGGAATGCTTGAAATTCAGCCTGATGTAGTCACAATACTGGCTGACACAGCTTTGCGTGGTAAAGATCTTGATGAATCAAAGGCTTTGGAGTCAAAGCGTCTGGCTGAAGAAGCTATGAAAAATAAATCTTCAGAGTTTGAGTATGCGCGTGCCCAGGCTGAGTTGATGGAAGCAACTGCTCAACTGGCAGCAATTAAAAAATTACGTAAACGGAGTCACTGA
- the glmU gene encoding bifunctional UDP-N-acetylglucosamine diphosphorylase/glucosamine-1-phosphate N-acetyltransferase GlmU — MTGLDVVILAAGTGKRMCSALPKVLHKLAGKPLLLHVLDTARRLLPGQICIVYGHGGDSVRSVINDPGLIWVEQAQQLGTGHALKQALPALHADGATLVLFGDVPLVRSETLELLVREAHENCLVLLTMKLDNPSGYGRIVRDCKTGDIEAIVEDKDATSAQRGINEINTGIMLFPNKFLSSWLARLDNVNTQGEYYLTDIVAMAVKDGVRVMSASPLNSWEPSGVNNKLQLAELERIYQRNYANELMLQGVMLADPARIDIRGELSCGKDVEIDINCLFEGNVQLGDDVKIQGNCVIRNATIAAGTVVSAFTLIENATIGQKCRIGPYARIRPGTHLDQAVHIGNFVEIKNSQISAGSKVNHLSYIGDSQIGKDVNVGAGTITCNYDGAHKHRTIIEDDVFIGSDCQLIAPVRVAKGATIGAGSTITRDAPAEQLTLSRSRQTSIGSWKRPQKDHN, encoded by the coding sequence GTGACCGGACTTGACGTGGTTATTCTAGCTGCTGGCACAGGTAAACGAATGTGCTCGGCATTGCCGAAAGTATTACATAAACTTGCTGGTAAACCACTTTTGTTACATGTGCTCGATACTGCACGACGTCTTTTACCTGGTCAAATATGTATTGTTTATGGTCATGGGGGTGATTCAGTACGGTCAGTGATTAATGATCCTGGTCTTATTTGGGTCGAGCAGGCGCAGCAGCTGGGTACTGGGCATGCCTTGAAGCAGGCGTTACCTGCGCTGCACGCCGATGGCGCCACATTGGTCCTATTTGGTGATGTTCCACTGGTGCGATCGGAAACACTCGAGTTACTTGTCAGGGAAGCACATGAAAATTGCCTGGTTTTGTTGACTATGAAACTGGACAATCCGTCTGGTTATGGTCGTATTGTGCGTGATTGTAAAACGGGTGATATAGAAGCTATTGTTGAAGATAAGGATGCTACCTCAGCTCAGCGTGGCATCAACGAAATCAACACCGGAATCATGTTGTTTCCCAATAAATTTCTTTCCAGCTGGCTTGCCAGACTGGATAATGTGAATACTCAGGGTGAATATTATCTGACTGATATTGTTGCTATGGCTGTCAAAGATGGGGTTCGTGTCATGTCTGCTTCCCCATTGAATAGCTGGGAGCCAAGCGGTGTGAATAATAAGCTCCAGCTTGCTGAGCTTGAGCGTATTTATCAGCGCAATTATGCAAATGAACTGATGTTGCAGGGCGTGATGTTGGCTGATCCTGCAAGAATAGACATCAGGGGAGAGCTTAGTTGTGGTAAAGATGTCGAGATCGATATCAATTGTCTATTTGAGGGTAATGTTCAGCTCGGTGATGACGTCAAGATACAGGGAAACTGCGTAATACGTAACGCTACCATTGCCGCTGGAACAGTCGTTTCTGCATTTACATTGATAGAAAATGCTACGATCGGACAAAAATGCCGAATTGGTCCTTACGCGCGCATCCGTCCCGGTACTCATCTGGATCAGGCGGTACATATTGGCAACTTTGTGGAAATTAAAAATAGCCAGATATCTGCTGGTAGCAAAGTCAATCATCTCAGCTATATCGGAGATAGTCAGATCGGTAAAGATGTGAATGTGGGTGCGGGTACGATCACTTGCAATTATGATGGTGCGCATAAACATCGTACTATCATCGAAGATGATGTTTTTATCGGTTCTGATTGTCAGTTGATTGCACCGGTAAGAGTCGCTAAGGGTGCAACCATTGGTGCTGGATCGACGATTACACGCGATGCCCCGGCAGAGCAGCTTACCTTGTCACGTTCGCGACAAACTAGTATTGGAAGCTGGAAGCGCCCTCAAAAAGATCATAACTGA